One Trichocoleus sp. genomic window carries:
- the mrdA gene encoding penicillin-binding protein 2: MASGLFPSKRSTSLSSGQRITDQDRLLWRSLFLMLGITALMGVCVFRLVQLQIVQGQHYQQIAEQNRIRPIPLPADRGNIFDRQGKLLASSRLSRGVYLWPRQQSPKQWQKSAIRLNRALGIPAQEILDRLEQVGYNSPLPVRITPQITPNAFVVLAEQKAVLPGVEILAGSSRYYPHKSLAAHVIGYIGEASAAEMKQNSGYPNGMMVGQMGIERLANQALAGRWGKRQVEVDARGHEQRLLGIEPAVSGSNVRLTLNLDMQQAAERALNGRRGAVAAIDPRTGEVLVLASSPTFNPNIFTRRVPEAEWKRLQQGEQPFLNRALQGYPPGSTFKVVTSVAAMETEKFASSSVLMTYPFISLGGHQFWEHSHQGYGVIGFREALAYSSNTFFYQVGLATGVESISKWGTALGIGSTKLGLEGEDSGIIPTAEQKEKLYGEPWYGGDTVSTAIGQGLVQANPLELAVVVAAIGNGGWRVKPHLLAGQTHTSTTKRQWLGIAPETLDVIQLGLLAAVQQGTAQRLNDGSIPLSAGKTGTSEVVGNQPHALFVGYAPADHPKVAIAVIVENGGYGGVTAIPVAQEVYKAYFNKAKAKPSTQARP, from the coding sequence ATGGCTAGTGGGCTTTTTCCTTCTAAGCGGTCAACTTCCTTATCTTCAGGGCAAAGAATTACAGATCAGGATCGGCTACTCTGGCGATCGCTGTTTCTAATGTTGGGGATCACTGCCCTGATGGGGGTTTGTGTGTTCCGTCTGGTGCAGCTTCAGATCGTGCAAGGACAGCACTACCAGCAAATTGCTGAGCAAAATCGCATCCGACCAATTCCTCTGCCTGCCGATCGCGGCAATATTTTTGATCGTCAAGGCAAACTCCTGGCATCCAGTCGGCTCTCGCGGGGCGTTTATCTATGGCCACGGCAGCAGTCTCCCAAACAATGGCAGAAAAGCGCAATTCGGCTCAATCGAGCGTTAGGGATTCCTGCTCAGGAAATTCTCGATCGCTTAGAGCAGGTGGGTTACAATTCCCCGCTTCCGGTTCGCATCACACCGCAAATTACCCCCAATGCCTTTGTTGTCCTGGCTGAGCAAAAGGCAGTTCTGCCAGGGGTAGAAATTTTGGCAGGCTCTTCTCGTTACTATCCTCACAAATCTCTGGCGGCTCATGTGATTGGATATATTGGCGAAGCCAGTGCTGCAGAAATGAAGCAGAACTCAGGCTATCCCAACGGAATGATGGTTGGGCAGATGGGGATTGAACGCTTGGCAAATCAGGCACTCGCCGGACGATGGGGTAAACGGCAGGTTGAAGTGGATGCCAGAGGGCACGAACAGCGCCTTTTGGGCATTGAACCCGCAGTTTCAGGGAGTAATGTGCGGCTCACGCTCAATCTGGATATGCAGCAGGCAGCAGAGCGGGCACTGAATGGGCGACGAGGAGCAGTGGCAGCGATCGATCCCCGAACTGGGGAAGTCCTGGTGCTGGCAAGTTCACCAACGTTTAATCCCAATATCTTTACGCGTCGAGTTCCGGAAGCCGAGTGGAAGCGACTGCAACAGGGAGAGCAACCTTTTCTCAATCGCGCCTTACAAGGCTATCCGCCCGGCAGCACGTTTAAAGTTGTGACGAGCGTGGCGGCGATGGAAACTGAAAAATTTGCGTCCAGTTCTGTTCTAATGACCTATCCGTTTATTAGCTTGGGGGGACATCAATTTTGGGAGCATAGCCACCAGGGATATGGTGTGATTGGCTTTCGAGAGGCTCTTGCCTACAGCAGCAACACATTTTTCTATCAGGTGGGCTTAGCAACCGGAGTTGAGTCAATCTCTAAATGGGGCACTGCACTGGGTATCGGATCAACCAAATTGGGGCTAGAAGGCGAAGACTCTGGAATTATTCCAACTGCCGAACAGAAAGAAAAGCTCTACGGTGAACCCTGGTATGGTGGCGACACGGTTAGTACAGCGATCGGGCAGGGGCTGGTCCAGGCGAATCCTCTTGAACTTGCAGTTGTGGTGGCGGCGATCGGCAATGGAGGCTGGCGAGTCAAACCTCACCTTCTAGCAGGGCAAACTCATACTTCTACCACCAAACGCCAGTGGCTCGGCATCGCCCCCGAAACGCTTGATGTCATTCAATTAGGCTTACTGGCTGCGGTACAGCAGGGAACGGCTCAACGGCTCAACGATGGCTCAATCCCCTTATCGGCAGGCAAAACTGGCACCTCTGAAGTGGTCGGCAACCAGCCCCATGCCTTATTTGTCGGTTATGCCCCAGCCGATCATCCCAAAGTTGCCATTGCAGTCATTGTCGAAAACGGTGGCTACGGCGGTGTGACAGCCATTCCCGTTGCCCAGGAAGTTTACAAAGCCTACTTCAACAAAGCAAAAGCCAAACCATCAACTCAAGCCCGTCCCTGA
- a CDS encoding CPXCG motif-containing cysteine-rich protein, with protein MQNTAEYVCAYCGEASVTFIDLSAGSHQSYVEDCQVCCRPNILYISLDEDTLDITIDTEYEG; from the coding sequence ATGCAAAATACGGCGGAATATGTCTGTGCCTACTGCGGTGAGGCAAGTGTGACATTTATTGATCTGAGTGCTGGCTCTCATCAGTCTTATGTGGAAGATTGTCAGGTTTGCTGTCGTCCAAATATTCTCTACATCAGTTTGGATGAAGATACGCTGGACATTACGATCGACACAGAATACGAAGGTTAG
- a CDS encoding STAS domain-containing protein: MYPNVRVVQPTGILDGTQANEFRDAISDSLNAGEKCILVDLQEVTFMDSSGLAALITAVRLVQSAGGKLHICSPNQQIRMLFELTSMDRVFLIFSNQEEFKEKFQQGEC, translated from the coding sequence ATGTATCCAAACGTCCGGGTGGTTCAGCCCACAGGTATTCTAGATGGCACGCAGGCAAACGAGTTCCGCGATGCAATAAGCGATAGCTTAAATGCAGGTGAAAAGTGCATTTTAGTAGACTTACAAGAAGTTACTTTTATGGATAGTTCCGGGTTAGCAGCCCTCATTACTGCAGTAAGATTGGTACAATCTGCCGGGGGGAAACTGCATATCTGCTCACCCAATCAACAAATTAGGATGCTATTTGAATTAACCAGCATGGATCGGGTATTTCTCATTTTCTCTAATCAAGAAGAGTTTAAAGAAAAATTTCAGCAGGGCGAATGCTAA
- a CDS encoding SpoIIE family protein phosphatase, protein MPKILVIDDDAAIRIAVTRVLQYAGHEVVVVADGQEGIETAKQIQPALIICDWMMPGIDGLEVCRRVKADPNLTTTFFILLTSRIAVEDRIKGLNTGADDFLSKPVDFGELQARVRAGLRLYQLNQDLHLQKQLLEAELAEAAAYVRSLLPVPLSGEIQIEAHFIPSSQLGGDCFDYFWLDDDHLVLYLLDVSGHGLGAALPSVLLLNSLRSQSLPEVDFRHPEAVLTALNRSFQMSSQNEKFFTIWYGVYQPSQRRLTYASAGHPPAILISPIESESIDSEQTNVQELRTPSLPIGMLEDLMFSDASVIIPPDSVLYIYSDGAYELSDIAQDWGLNEFVQMLVELGRSATLDQVLSAVKSHCSTQKLSDDLSLLKAWFD, encoded by the coding sequence ATGCCTAAGATTTTAGTAATTGATGATGATGCTGCGATTCGCATTGCAGTTACGAGAGTGTTGCAATATGCAGGGCATGAAGTCGTCGTTGTGGCAGATGGACAAGAGGGGATTGAAACCGCCAAACAAATTCAGCCTGCTCTCATCATTTGTGATTGGATGATGCCTGGGATCGATGGGCTGGAGGTTTGTCGGCGCGTTAAAGCTGACCCCAATTTGACAACTACCTTTTTTATTTTGCTGACTTCTCGCATTGCCGTCGAAGACCGGATTAAAGGTTTAAATACGGGAGCGGATGATTTTTTGTCTAAACCTGTAGATTTTGGCGAACTTCAAGCGCGAGTCCGTGCCGGATTGAGGTTATATCAGTTGAATCAAGATTTACATCTGCAAAAGCAACTTTTAGAGGCAGAACTAGCCGAAGCGGCTGCTTATGTTCGATCGCTTCTTCCAGTTCCGCTGTCCGGCGAGATTCAAATTGAGGCTCACTTTATTCCGTCTAGCCAGCTTGGAGGCGATTGTTTTGATTATTTCTGGCTTGATGACGATCACTTGGTTCTCTATTTGCTGGATGTTTCAGGTCATGGACTGGGGGCAGCCTTACCTTCGGTTTTATTATTAAACTCACTTCGATCGCAATCTCTACCAGAAGTCGATTTTCGGCATCCAGAGGCAGTGTTAACGGCGCTGAATCGCAGCTTTCAAATGAGCAGTCAGAATGAGAAGTTTTTTACAATTTGGTACGGCGTTTATCAGCCCAGCCAGCGTCGATTGACCTATGCTAGCGCTGGACATCCTCCGGCAATTTTAATCAGCCCGATCGAGTCTGAATCGATCGACTCAGAGCAAACGAACGTGCAAGAGCTGCGAACGCCTAGCCTACCGATTGGAATGCTAGAAGACCTGATGTTTAGCGATGCTTCGGTCATAATTCCGCCCGACAGCGTGCTTTATATCTATAGCGACGGAGCCTATGAACTGAGTGATATTGCTCAAGATTGGGGGCTTAATGAGTTTGTTCAAATGTTAGTTGAACTGGGGCGATCGGCAACTTTAGATCAGGTTTTGAGTGCAGTAAAAAGTCATTGCTCAACGCAGAAACTCAGTGATGATTTGTCGTTGCTCAAAGCCTGGTTTGATTAA
- a CDS encoding pyridoxamine 5'-phosphate oxidase family protein, with protein sequence MAKVFDRLTDELQKFILKQQIFFVATAPLIPTGRINVSPKGLDSFRILSPHQVAYLDLTGSGNETSAHLQENGRITFMFCAFAGKPLILRLYGQGKTILPNAPEWNDLSALFPAIPGTRQIILAEIDRVQTSCGTGVPLYDYQEQREEIVHWAEQKGEQGLKDYWQLKNRVSVDGLPTPLVQVLGE encoded by the coding sequence ATGGCTAAAGTCTTCGATCGCCTGACGGATGAGTTACAAAAGTTTATTCTCAAGCAGCAGATCTTTTTTGTGGCAACTGCTCCACTCATACCAACAGGACGAATTAATGTATCACCTAAAGGATTAGATAGCTTTCGAATTCTTTCGCCTCATCAAGTTGCCTATCTTGACCTCACAGGCAGCGGCAACGAAACTTCTGCTCATCTGCAAGAAAACGGGCGAATTACCTTCATGTTTTGCGCTTTCGCCGGTAAACCTCTCATTCTGCGTCTTTACGGGCAGGGAAAGACCATTCTCCCCAATGCTCCAGAATGGAACGATTTATCCGCGCTGTTTCCAGCGATTCCAGGCACCCGCCAAATTATCCTGGCAGAGATCGATCGCGTCCAAACTTCCTGTGGTACAGGAGTGCCGCTGTATGACTATCAGGAACAGCGAGAGGAGATAGTGCATTGGGCGGAGCAGAAAGGCGAGCAAGGGCTTAAAGACTACTGGCAACTGAAAAATCGAGTGAGCGTCGATGGATTGCCGACTCCTTTGGTGCAGGTTTTAGGAGAGTAG
- a CDS encoding phosphatidate cytidylyltransferase, protein MPIPLPRILSAIVAIVLALGMTILGGWYFTIGFAIIIYLGQLEYFELTRAKGIAPAAKTTLVVSQILLITSTMAPALADAVMPVAGTFICFYLLFQPKLATIADISTSILGLFYGGYLPSYWVRLRSLGSAEVSNLPLGGYWLSFPLPSLPDLPPGFTITLLTFGCIWAADIGAYVVGKFFGRTRLTDISPKKTVEGAVFGVLASVAVATIGAWYLDWAGSPLSGMALGLMVGIASLLGDLTESMMKRDAGVKDSGQLIPGHGGILDRADSYVFTAPLVYYFVTLLLPLLPS, encoded by the coding sequence ATGCCCATACCACTACCGCGAATCCTCAGTGCTATTGTTGCGATCGTCCTTGCTCTGGGGATGACTATTTTGGGTGGATGGTACTTCACCATTGGCTTCGCTATCATTATTTACTTGGGTCAACTTGAGTACTTTGAGCTAACCCGCGCGAAGGGAATTGCCCCTGCCGCCAAAACAACATTAGTGGTGAGCCAAATCTTGCTGATCACTTCGACAATGGCTCCTGCGTTGGCAGATGCTGTGATGCCTGTCGCCGGAACATTCATTTGTTTCTATCTGTTGTTTCAGCCCAAGCTTGCCACGATCGCGGACATCTCCACTTCAATCCTGGGCTTATTCTATGGCGGCTATTTGCCAAGTTACTGGGTACGCCTACGATCGTTAGGCAGTGCTGAGGTGAGTAATTTACCGCTGGGTGGCTACTGGCTGTCTTTTCCTCTGCCAAGCCTTCCTGATCTCCCTCCTGGCTTCACCATTACCTTGTTGACGTTTGGCTGTATCTGGGCGGCAGATATTGGTGCTTATGTGGTCGGCAAGTTTTTTGGGCGAACCCGCCTCACCGATATTAGCCCCAAGAAAACGGTTGAGGGAGCTGTCTTTGGCGTGCTTGCCAGCGTTGCTGTTGCTACGATCGGAGCCTGGTATCTTGATTGGGCAGGTTCGCCGCTCAGCGGAATGGCGCTAGGCTTAATGGTCGGTATTGCTAGCTTATTGGGCGATTTGACAGAATCCATGATGAAACGCGATGCTGGCGTCAAAGATTCAGGACAACTGATTCCTGGACATGGGGGAATCCTCGATCGCGCTGATAGCTATGTCTTTACTGCCCCCCTCGTTTATTACTTTGTGACGCTACTGCTGCCGCTGCTGCCCTCCTAA
- a CDS encoding site-specific integrase, translated as MSDLAPSETAHAIDPRIAQVNQRLKAAQMGFQIERRGEKLSLRGVLPPRPGSTRLRPHQQRLSLNLPATSAGLKQAEQEVKVIAAHLIQNTFDWRRYLPVAGGGRLHQMDLPEKLKAFERYFLEHLAQGRNPGSAKTTWEKAYAPYLKKLALLAESRTQLSLAEAIYATLQEIPANSRGRQVGCTALRALAEFLNLELPIDPATLAGNYSPSKTQIRRLPSDEEIVAVFDRIPNPAWRFVYGIMATYGLRNHEVFLSDYRALVAGEAEAVIEVLPTTKTGSHEVWPFYPEWVEQFNLRQLHLPPIQTDLSQTTLQRIGQNVATQFRRYNIPFSPYDLRHAWAVRTIHFGIPDSVAARMMGHSVAIHTRTYHRWITRRDQQQAVQVALSRR; from the coding sequence ATGTCGGATTTAGCCCCCTCAGAAACCGCCCATGCGATCGATCCGCGCATTGCTCAGGTGAATCAACGCCTCAAAGCTGCCCAAATGGGGTTCCAGATTGAGCGACGCGGGGAAAAGCTCAGTTTAAGGGGCGTTTTGCCTCCCCGTCCAGGTAGTACGCGGCTCAGACCTCATCAGCAGCGCCTCAGCTTAAACCTACCTGCAACCTCTGCCGGATTGAAACAAGCTGAACAAGAAGTCAAGGTGATTGCAGCCCATCTCATTCAAAATACATTTGACTGGCGGCGCTACCTTCCCGTTGCAGGCGGAGGACGGCTACACCAGATGGATCTCCCAGAAAAATTAAAGGCATTCGAGCGATATTTTTTAGAGCATCTGGCTCAAGGGCGCAATCCTGGTTCAGCAAAAACAACCTGGGAAAAAGCTTATGCGCCTTATCTCAAAAAGTTAGCGCTGCTCGCAGAATCAAGGACTCAGCTCAGTCTCGCTGAGGCAATCTACGCCACTTTACAAGAAATCCCCGCGAACAGTCGTGGTCGTCAGGTGGGTTGTACAGCACTGAGAGCACTGGCAGAATTTCTTAATTTGGAGCTACCGATCGACCCAGCAACCCTTGCCGGAAACTACAGCCCTAGCAAAACTCAAATCCGCCGCTTACCCTCCGACGAAGAGATTGTGGCAGTGTTCGATCGCATTCCCAACCCAGCCTGGCGGTTTGTCTATGGGATTATGGCAACTTATGGGCTACGCAACCATGAAGTCTTTTTGTCCGACTATCGTGCCCTAGTTGCGGGCGAAGCTGAAGCAGTGATTGAGGTCTTACCCACCACCAAAACAGGTAGCCATGAAGTCTGGCCCTTCTACCCTGAATGGGTGGAGCAATTCAACCTGCGCCAACTCCATCTGCCGCCCATCCAAACCGACCTCAGCCAAACCACACTCCAGCGGATCGGGCAAAACGTTGCCACTCAATTTCGCCGCTACAATATCCCTTTCTCCCCCTACGACCTCCGCCACGCCTGGGCAGTCCGCACCATCCACTTTGGCATTCCCGATAGTGTTGCGGCTCGAATGATGGGTCACTCGGTTGCCATTCACACCCGCACCTATCATCGCTGGATCACCCGCCGCGATCAGCAGCAAGCCGTTCAGGTGGCTTTGTCTCGCAGGTAA
- the hemH gene encoding ferrochelatase, which yields MGRIGVLLLNLGGPDQLEDVRPFLFNLFADPEIIRIPFPWLQKPLAWLISTSRARKSQENYKTIGGGSPLRRITEEQAVALQDALKQKGQDAQVYIGMRYWNPFTEEAVARIKRDNIEQLVILPLYPQFSISTSGSSFRLLEKLWQEDPSLDRIDYTVIPSWYKRPGYLQAMAQLIAQQLEQSPNPDNVHIFFSAHGVPVSYVEEAGDPYQQEIEECTELIMRTLNRPNAYTLAYQSRVGPVEWLKPYTEEAIEELAEKGVENLLVVPVSFVSEHIETLQEIDIEYREIAEEAGIPHFQRVPALNTHPVFIEDLADLVITAMNSPHLKLAEVTQMKKKVKMYPQESWEWGMTTAAEVWNGRLAMLGFLALLIELISGHGPLHFVGLL from the coding sequence ATGGGTCGTATTGGCGTCTTACTACTCAATCTGGGCGGACCGGATCAGCTAGAGGATGTCCGTCCTTTCCTGTTCAATCTATTCGCTGATCCAGAAATTATTAGAATTCCCTTCCCTTGGCTGCAAAAGCCTCTGGCATGGTTGATTTCGACCAGTCGCGCTCGCAAGTCTCAGGAAAACTATAAAACGATCGGCGGTGGTTCTCCCCTGCGGCGAATTACAGAAGAACAGGCAGTCGCATTGCAGGATGCTCTGAAGCAAAAAGGACAGGATGCCCAGGTTTACATCGGGATGCGCTACTGGAACCCCTTTACTGAGGAGGCAGTGGCTCGAATCAAGCGCGACAACATTGAACAACTCGTCATTTTGCCGCTCTATCCGCAGTTTTCAATTAGCACGAGCGGTTCTAGTTTCCGACTGCTAGAAAAGCTTTGGCAGGAAGATCCATCGCTCGATCGCATTGACTATACGGTGATTCCTTCTTGGTACAAACGTCCAGGCTACCTCCAGGCAATGGCTCAGCTCATTGCTCAGCAGCTTGAACAGTCTCCGAATCCAGATAATGTGCATATCTTCTTCAGTGCCCACGGGGTTCCGGTGAGCTACGTCGAGGAGGCAGGCGACCCCTACCAACAAGAAATTGAAGAATGTACTGAACTCATTATGCGGACGCTAAACCGTCCCAATGCCTATACGCTGGCATATCAGAGCCGGGTGGGTCCCGTTGAGTGGCTCAAGCCTTACACCGAAGAGGCGATCGAAGAACTGGCAGAAAAAGGTGTGGAAAACCTCCTGGTTGTGCCAGTTAGCTTCGTGTCAGAACATATTGAAACGCTGCAAGAAATTGACATTGAATATCGAGAGATTGCTGAAGAAGCCGGAATTCCTCACTTTCAGCGCGTACCTGCTCTCAATACTCACCCCGTTTTTATCGAAGATCTGGCAGATCTAGTCATTACCGCAATGAACTCGCCACATCTGAAGTTAGCTGAAGTGACTCAGATGAAGAAAAAGGTGAAGATGTACCCGCAAGAAAGCTGGGAATGGGGCATGACAACGGCTGCTGAAGTTTGGAATGGACGCTTAGCCATGTTGGGCTTCCTGGCACTGCTCATTGAGTTAATCAGCGGTCATGGTCCCCTTCATTTTGTGGGGCTGCTGTAA
- a CDS encoding class I SAM-dependent methyltransferase, translating into MATILRDLSYRYQWLYDGISGLAALAVGGEARFRQLALEGLQITSEMRLLDLCCGSGQATQYLVTRSAQVTGLDASPLSIRRAQQNVPQAKFVEGWAEAMPFGDRQFDLVHTSAALHEMKPEQLRQILQEVYRVLKPGGIFTLIDFHAPTNPLFVPGLSLFLVLFETETAWQLLNTDLGALLQEVGFASTQVKLFAGGSLQRIQAYKEKQ; encoded by the coding sequence ATGGCGACCATCTTGCGGGATTTGAGCTATCGCTATCAGTGGTTGTATGACGGGATTAGCGGCTTAGCGGCGTTGGCAGTTGGGGGTGAAGCCCGGTTTCGGCAACTGGCGCTGGAAGGGTTGCAAATTACCTCAGAGATGCGGCTGCTGGATCTGTGCTGTGGGAGTGGGCAGGCAACGCAATATTTAGTGACGCGATCGGCTCAGGTGACGGGTTTAGATGCTTCTCCACTATCAATTCGACGAGCACAACAGAATGTTCCCCAGGCAAAATTTGTGGAAGGATGGGCAGAAGCGATGCCGTTTGGCGATCGGCAGTTTGACCTGGTTCATACCAGTGCTGCGCTGCATGAGATGAAACCGGAACAGCTGCGGCAAATTCTTCAGGAGGTCTATCGGGTTCTGAAGCCGGGTGGGATTTTTACGCTGATTGATTTTCATGCCCCAACCAATCCGCTGTTTGTTCCAGGGCTGTCGCTCTTTCTGGTGTTGTTTGAAACTGAGACTGCCTGGCAGTTGCTTAACACAGATTTGGGGGCACTCTTACAGGAGGTTGGGTTTGCCAGCACTCAAGTCAAACTGTTTGCAGGCGGCAGTTTACAGCGAATTCAAGCCTATAAGGAGAAGCAATAA
- a CDS encoding response regulator has protein sequence MANPEPLSPPAIDQAQPLHILLVEDSLTNQKLIAKQIEGLGHLVTVVGDGESAVEAAGQSDYNIILMDCELPGIDGFEAAIAIRQQKRSIPTHPTVIIALTGSDLPEAQEQAALAGMNEYLTKPIRREMLAEVLSKWGALTRSMPQPTQPQAASANEQRPKPTHKLSLDLNWEHLHRLSDHNLEFESELLQIFVQDSTEQLGRLQQAIDRQDFKQLEESAHHLQGASGNMGAELMRQAAAQLEQQAQQRQLSSSILLLAQIEISLRQIQSYIKQDE, from the coding sequence ATGGCAAACCCGGAACCTTTGTCCCCACCTGCGATCGATCAGGCACAGCCACTCCACATTCTCCTGGTTGAAGACAGCCTGACTAATCAAAAGCTGATCGCGAAGCAGATTGAAGGGCTAGGGCATCTTGTAACTGTTGTGGGAGATGGAGAGTCTGCCGTTGAAGCCGCAGGGCAAAGTGATTACAACATCATTTTGATGGACTGCGAGTTGCCTGGGATCGATGGTTTTGAAGCTGCAATCGCCATTCGCCAACAGAAACGATCGATTCCAACTCATCCGACTGTCATTATTGCGCTCACGGGCAGCGATTTGCCTGAGGCTCAGGAGCAAGCAGCCCTTGCTGGAATGAATGAATATTTGACTAAGCCAATTCGCAGAGAGATGCTGGCAGAGGTTCTAAGCAAATGGGGTGCACTGACTCGATCGATGCCTCAACCGACCCAGCCTCAAGCAGCAAGCGCAAACGAGCAGCGACCCAAACCGACCCATAAACTGAGCCTTGATCTGAATTGGGAACACCTTCATCGATTGTCCGACCATAATTTGGAGTTTGAGTCAGAACTATTGCAGATCTTTGTGCAAGATAGTACTGAGCAACTGGGGCGCTTGCAGCAGGCGATCGATCGGCAAGACTTCAAGCAACTGGAGGAGAGCGCTCATCATCTTCAGGGAGCAAGTGGCAATATGGGGGCAGAATTGATGCGTCAGGCAGCCGCTCAACTGGAACAGCAGGCTCAGCAAAGACAGTTGTCCTCTTCTATCCTGCTTCTGGCACAGATCGAGATTTCGCTGCGGCAGATTCAGTCGTATATTAAACAGGATGAGTGA